The Raphanus sativus cultivar WK10039 chromosome 2, ASM80110v3, whole genome shotgun sequence DNA segment ACTTATTgtcaattagttttaaattagaAGTGCATGATAAattagaatttaatatttacatttctTCGTCTTTTTGAAAGTTCCACCCACATGTTTGCTCTTCATTTTAAGTACCACCTATTTACAAATAATGAATCAGTCTACACATGAGGAAAGAACATAAAATGTCTTCGTATCAATCTTGATAAAGTAATCTTCCAAACAAAGGAACTTACTTGCCAAGTTGAATTGATGTTAAAAGATACTTGCTTCCAATGAAGGTCTCCTGTAACCAGATATTATCCGTTAACTTCTTCACATGATTTAAATGGATTTTTTGGGTCACAAGTTACCTTTGCAGGTGCGTTTAAGAAGCTCTTCTCCTCTAGAGACGAAAGTCATCGCTCCAAATACATTTCTCTCTTCCCTTTCTACATTCTCCTTCGTTGCATATAACATTGCTTTGTTCTCATTGTTACTCCTTTCCATTCTTGCCCTCGCAGCTCCTCGTAACGTTAAAATCTCTCAAAAAACCTCTGAAACATACCAAACAAAGCCATAAACTAAGCcataaaataaatcattacTACACCTGTTGCAGCACTTGCCGTTAAAGCCACCACCTCTCCGTTAGTCCTAGCGTTGGTCTCAGAGCTGACGGCTGTTTCTATCTGGTTATAACCTGCTCCAATCTCTCCTGCCATCTCGATGCATTGTGAAGCGATGAGAGAGGCTGCAGACTCGACCGCAGCAGCAACTGCTGTTGATTTAACTGTATGTTCTGAGGCTGCGGCCGCCTTAGATGCGGAGTTTGCGGCTACGGCAGCAGCTACTCCCGCGACAGAGACTGCGGCGTGAATCTCAGCGTTTCGAGCTCTGGtttcttgcttcttcttctccttctgaTCCTTTAGTCTTCTT contains these protein-coding regions:
- the LOC130499174 gene encoding VAN3-binding protein-like: MSALLKHLYKSMVRGRTMGRRLKDQKEKKKQETRARNAEIHAAVSVAGVAAAVAANSASKAAAASEHTVKSTAVAAAVESAASLIASQCIEMAGEIGAGYNQIETAVSSETNARTNGEVVALTASAATEILTLRGAARARMERSNNENKAMLYATKENVEREERNVFGAMTFVSRGEELLKRTCKGDLHWKQVSFNINSTWQVVLKMKSKHVGGTFKKTKKWWECQSRR